In Corylus avellana chromosome ca2, CavTom2PMs-1.0, the following proteins share a genomic window:
- the LOC132171666 gene encoding zinc finger protein CONSTANS-LIKE 4-like — protein MKKCELCDSLAKMYCESDQASLCWDCDSQVHGANFLVSKHSRTLLCHVCQSSTPWSGSGPKLSPTISVCESCVNSGDTQNEANDHGDDYDDDDDDDDDDDDGGGGEDDLDREDNIEDDDDGHGHGHEDQGDIDEDDEENQVVPWSSTPPPSASSSSTSEEGLSDSRKKFSWKRVRGSTEHHSQKSFSKAQ, from the exons ATGAAGAAGTGTGAGCTCTGCGACTCTCTGGCAAAGATGTACTGCGAATCGGATCAAGCTAGCCTTTGTTGGGACTGCGATTCTCAGGTTCATGGCGCAAATTTCCTGGTCAGCAAGCATTCAAGAACACTTCTTTGCCATGTTTGTCAGTCTTCGACGCCTTGGAGTGGCTCCGGACCAAAGCTCAGTCCTACTATTTCTGTTTGTGAAAGTTGTGTGAATAGTGGCGATACCCAAAATGAGGCAAATGACCATGGTGATGATTATGATGACGACgacgacgatgatgatgatgatgatgatgggggTGGTGGGGAAGATGATCTTGATAGAGAAGACAAcattgaagatgatgatgatggtcaTGGTCATGGTCATGAGGATCAAGGAGatattgatgaagatgatgaagaaaatCAAGTAGTTCCATGGTCTTCAACTCCGCCTCCATCAGCCTCAAGTTCTTCAACTAGTGAAGAAGGCCTCTCTGATTCAAGAAAAAAGTTTTCATGGAAGCGTGTGCGTGGGAGTACAGAGCATCATTCGCAG AAGAGCTTTTCAAAAGCACAATAA